The Brevibacillus humidisoli DNA segment CCTGAGTAGTCAACGGGAGGGAAAAGCCGCATTCATCCACGATGCGCTGTGCTTCCCCCACCAGCCGCCAAGGAGAGACGAACAAACCGGAGCGCGACACCTGCCGATCCAGCAGGATGTTTTCTGCCGTATTGAGGGAAGGAATCAGTCCGGTATCCACTTCCTGCTGTACCAGGTGGATGCCCGCCTGCTTGGCCGCGCGGGGCGTACCGAGGGTGAGCGGCTCACCATCCAGGATGACCGCTCCCGCACTGGCTGTCTGGGCACCTGAGAGAATTTTCATCAGTGTGCTTTTTCCTGCGCCGTTAGCACCGAGCAGGGCATGCACTTCTCCGCCTCTAACCGCAAAATCGACGCCTTGGAGGGCGGCAGCGTCCCCGTACCACTTGGATACCTGTCTCATCTCCAACAGGGAGCTTTTCATCCCACGTCCTCCTTTTTCGGTCAGTCTTGTCATTATGTCAAGCGCTAGTCGCTATTCTTGCTCTCCAGTGTCGACATCCAGGGCGAGATGGCAGCGTCGCTTTTTCCCCAGCCATTGACGTACTTCGGCAATTCGTCCATGTTGATTGGCGTATCCGGCAATTTTTCCTGTTCCACCAGATGAGGATCAAGCGAGAAGTACTTCGGTGTTTTCTCCCCGGCGATTTTTTGGTACAGGAAGCGGGTCTGTACGCGGCCGATATCGGCCGGATCGGTTGCGGCTGATGCTTTCCACGGACTGCCTTCTTCCTGAATCATCTGCAAGTCCTCGTCGGACAGGTCAATCCCGTACACCTTGATTTCTGTCCGTCCGGCTGCCTTGATCGCGCGGGTCGCCCCTTTGGCGAACTCATCCCATGGTGCCCATACGGCAGCGATATCCCCTTTATTGGGATACTTCTTCAGGATCGCTTCCATCTGGGCTTGCGTGTCGAGCGCCGTATTGGCCGTCGCTGAGCCAAAGCGGGCAATCTCCTTGATATTGGGATAACGCTGCAGAAAGATGTTGTAGACACGGTTCCGTTTTTCCATCGGCGCGAATCCGCCAACCCAGATGTAGACGATCTGCCCCTGTCCGTCTATGTCCTGTGCCAGCTTCTTCAGTCCCTGCCAAGCGAGGCCGTAATCATCCTGGTCCATGATTGTGACGCCTTCCACTTTATCAAGATCGTTGTCAAAGGAGACAACCGGGATGCCCGCCTGCACGGCTCGCTCCACTCCAGCCTGCAGCGCTTCCGCCCGACCGTGGTTGATCAGGATGCCGTCTACCTTTTGATTGACAGCCGTGTCCAGATGAGCCGCCATCTTGGCCAGATCGTTGTCCGCATTGTAGACGGTCAGCTCACCGCCAAAACGCTTCACCTGCTCTTCTACCCCTTGTTGATACTGGGATGAGAACGTTCCGATCGAAAACTCACTGATCAGCGCGATCTTGAGCGGCTTGTCGACTGCTGCAGGAATCTCCGCACTGGCGCCAGACGATTCTGTCTCTCCTCCCGATTCGGTAGATGCCGTCTCCGTCGTTGACGAGTCCTGCTGTTGCGGCTCTGTCTGGGTCTGATCTGTCTGGGCTTGCTGCAGCGGCGGCTGTTCATTGGTGCATCCGGCCAGCACGACCACCAGCAGCAAAAGTAGTGTCATCCATTTTTTCAACATGTAGGCTCCCCCTTGTCTGTCTGTGTTCGCAGTGAAACGACCGGAAATGAAAAAACCCCTTTCCCTGAGGAAAGAGGTGGTTCGTACGAGACGCCGCCTCTTATCTCTCAGGATTGCTCCTGCAGGAGTTAGCACCGTGCCGTCTGCTGTGGCGATCACAGCAGGTGCGGTCGGTTGCCGGGCGTCATCGGGCCAGTCCCTCAGCCTGCTCTCGATAAGAGAATAGGGTATTCAATTCCGAGTATTCCACTCTAACATAATTGGTAATAGCAACATCATACAGTCGTTTGTACGCTTCGTCAATCCCTTTTTATTTTGTGAAATCAGAAAATCTTGCATGTTTGCGTCCTAACACCCTACCCTAAAGCCATAAAGAACAGATCCTGCAGTATTGTGCACGAAATGTCGGATGGGTCGATTTCACTCCTGCTATTCTATTGACAAAGGAGGTCATCCAATGGATTTGCTCAAGAACATGAACCAAGCGATCACCTATATCGAGGAAAATCTCGCCAACGAGATCGACTTGAGAGAAGCGGCCAGACTGGCTCTCTGTTCGGAATATCATTTTAAAAGGATGTTTTCCTTCCTCGCCGGCATCACGCTATCGGAATACATCCGCCGCAGACGCCTTACGCTTGCAGCATTTGAGCTTACACACAGCAGCATGAGAATCATCGATATCGCGATCAAATATGGATACAGCTCACCCGACTCGTTTGCCAGAGCGTTTCAAAGTTTGCACGGCGTAACGCCATCAGAAGCCAGAAATAGCGGTCCATCACTAAAAGCATTTCCGCCAATGACCTTCCAGTTGTCAATTAAAGGAGGAAAAGAAATGAACTACCGCATCGAGGAAAAAGGAGCGTTTCGCATCGTTGGCATCAAAAAAAGAGTGCCTATTCTATTCCAGGGGATCAATCCAGAGATTGCTGCTATGTGGAAAACGCTAGATAATAAGACGATCCTTACACTAAAGCAGCTCTCCAATGTGGAGCCTACGGGACTGATTCAAGCATCCACCAACTTTTCGGAGGGCCGAATGGAGGAAAAAGGGGAGTTGGATCATTATATAGGCGTGGCAACGACGAATGTGTGCCCGGACCACCTGGCCCACCTGGAAGTCCCTGCCTCAACATGGGCTGTATTCCAAGCTGTCGGACCATTTCCTGATACGCTGCAGGAGACCTGGGGACGCATCTATGCCGAATGGTTTCCCTCCTCCAGCTACGAACAGATAGAAGGTCCTGAAATCCTGTGGAATGAACACAACGATATCAGCTCACCGACGTTTAAAAGTGAGATCTGGATTCCCGTACTGAAAAGGCGGTAATGGCAGGGCCATTACCGCTTATTTTTTGCATACGGCGACACCCAGGTAATACTTCACATCTCGCCGCGGCGGCTCGATTGTCACGCCCCGCTGATAATAGAGCTCTACTTCCTGAAACGCATGGAACAGTTCCGCAAACTCCGCCTCCGTGAACTGATGGACATGGAACGGTTCGCTGCACGGTTTCCCTCTTCCCTGCCCGAATGGCGACGACAAGACGAGCGTCCCGCCAGGACGGAGCATCTCGTAAAGACTTGCCATAAACCGTTGGTCGTCATCCAGGTGCTCAATGGTTTCAAAACTGACAATCGTATCAAACAATCCCAGCTTCTGCGGCAATTCCGGGTCCAAGGCGTCTGCCGTCTGATAGGTGATCAACGGATGGTTGTACGTCTTGTTGGCATATTGAATCGTCTCCGGATCTACATCGACACCGACGATTTCTGCTGCTTCTTTTTTGCACGTCTTGGCCATCATGTGGGTTCCGTAGCCGACACCGCAGGCAAGATCGAGAACCCGCCCCTCTACATAAGGCGTAGCAAAGTAATAACGGGCCAGATGCTCCAACAAAAGTCCGTTGGTGGGCTTCATCAACTCGGGTATGACTCGTTCACCAGTTAGTTTCAACAACAGCGATCACCAACTTTGTGTAGGATGTGTCCCATGCTCTTTATGGTATCAATTTTTTAGCCAGATTGGTATGTTCACATACTTGAAAGTGTCCCTAGCAGGGTATGCCTAGCGATTCTTCGGCACCGTAGTGCTGAACAGCAGACTGAGCAGAGAGCCGATTGACATCACCAGATACAAAGTAGAGCCGCCGAATCGGTCAAATACCCAACCACCGGCAAACGAACCGATAATCCCTGAGATGCCAAAGAAGATCACGGCCAACGCCGTTTGTCCTGTCGCTCTCCATTCTTCGGGTACGATCTGATACAAGTATTGGATCGATGCCAGATAAAAGACGGCAAACGTAAGCCCGTGCAGCAGTTGCAGATAGACGACCCACTGCGGGTCCGTCACCAGCGAACAGGCCAGGTAGCGCAACACATACACGACGGCAGCGACCTGGATTAACTGCCGTTCTTTCCCCTTGCGCAGCCACCACGCACTGCCGGCAAAAAAAGCCACCTCGCTCATGGAAGCGAGGAACCAGGCCTGCCCCACCATGCCTGTGGTGCCGTCCATACTCTGGATGTATACGCCCAGAAAAACATCATTGGTGCGATGCGGAATGGCAGCAATCAGCACCAGCAAGAAAAACCACAGTGTTTTCGGATAAAACAGGAATTGCTGCAAGCTGGCCAAGGAGACGGGCTTGCCTGCCGCTGGCGCATCGGGAATGGCAAAGGCAAGCAGCAGGGTAATCAGGGCATAACCGAAGAAGAGCACCGCCATACTTCCTATCCCGAACCAATCAAGGACGTATCCGATGAACAGGGAAGCCGTCGCATATCCGATCGCACCAAACATGCGGATCGAGCCGAAGCTGATCTGATGCTGCTGGGCCACTTGGTAGCTGAGACTTTCCGTCAGTGGATCGCTGGGCAGCAGAAAAAAGTAGAGCAGGAGTACAAAGACCAACAGCAGCAGAATGTTGGAAAACTGAAACAGCAGGGTTCCCAGCACGAGGGAAACAGCCAAAACCACGATCACTACTTTTCGGATCGTCCGATACTTGTCACTGATCACTCCCCAAATCGGCTGGGAGATGATGCCGACGAAAGCCCCGACTCCTACCAGAAGGCCGATCTCCGCAGGTGAAATGCCTCGGCCATTGAGGTAAACCGGTAAAAACGAAATAAAAATGGCAAGCAGTGAAAAGTAAAAGTAATTGTATGCACGCAGCGCATAAATCGGTATCATCGCGTTTCCCTTCCTGATCTTCCGTCTTCGTTCACGCTGTGCTTTTGCTTCCGGCAGCGCCAGTACCTATGCCTGCTCTCATCCCTCAACACCAAAAAAACGCATCCGATCCAGCAAGTCGTAAGGAAAAGCTTCCCTGTAGCGGCCTGACTGTCCGGTTGTGGCAGCGGCCTTGCAGAGCGAATTGAGGATCGACTCGTGGACCACTTCCGCCGCCATCTCAAACAGGCGGTTGATCGTCTCCCCGTCTTCTCGCAACAGCTCAACCTGTTCACGCTGGCCCGCTTGCGGATCCTTTTCACCCTGTCGGGACTGATCTGCCCGCTGAGTGGCGATCCTGCGGGCAGTAGAAAAGGCGATCACGATATCGCCGCTGCCGTGGGCTGCATAACTGCCTGTCCTCGCCAACCCGAAGACAGCCCGTTTGGCCAGTCGCTTCAACTGCCGTGCATCAAGCGGCGCATCCGTAGCCAAGGCGATCATAATCGAGCCATCGGGCAGCGGTTCCTCACTGGTGTTCGATTGCGGACGGAGCTGCTCTCGTCCGACACGGTTGGGCTCCTCCGCTTGCTCATCCCTCGCCAGCGGACTTAGCCAACCCCACAGGTTCAAGTCGGCCAGCCTTCCGAAGTTGCTAACCACCAGTCCACCGACTGTATACGCCTGCTCCCCTGTGTCGATCCGCCGGGAACTAGTGCCGACCCCGCCTTTGTACCCGAGACAGGACATGCCAACTCCTGCGCCGACCGCCCCTTCCTCTAGATTGGTCTGGGAGGCATTGCGAATCGCCTCTATCGCATGATCCGGCGTCACATGAAGTCCACGGATGTCGTTTAAATAGGCATCGTTGCACTCACCGACAATCACGTTTACTGTGCCGGCACTCGTGCCGATTTCCGGGGTTTGCGCCAACTGGTACTGTACCGCCCCGTGCAGGACTGCCCCGACGGAGAGCGTGTTGGTGAACAGGATCGGACTCTCGATCTGTCCCAATTCCTCCACCTGTACCAAGCCAGTCGTCTTGCCAAAACCGTTGATCACATGACAGGCGGCAGGCACCTTTTCCCGAAACAGGTTGCCGCCATGCGGCAGAATCGCGGTGACACCGGTACGAACCGCTCGCCCATCGGGCAAATCCTGGTTAAGCGTGACATGGCCTACTCTCACCCCGGCTACATCGACAATCGCATTCTGGTTTCCGGGCTGATACCGGCCGACCTGATACCCTAATTCGCGAAGACGCTTCCGCATCTCCTCTCCCTCCATTCGGTCTGCTGCTCCACCATCGTTTCTCAGAACAGCTCAATAAGTACTATCTTAACGAACAGTCATCAAGTAAGACAATTGTTTAGGGAAAAATCGGTACTTGTCTGGAACCCTCAATAGAAAAAAAGCACCGTCCGGGAACCACGCCGGAGGTGCGTCAGAAAAGGAAGGAGAATAAGCATCCCGCTTCTCCTTTATACTCGTACGAAAGGCAAATTATAAAAACAGAATACCTAACGAGAAGAACACGCCGCTGATGATCAGCGTGATCACGCAATAGCCCATAATATCCTTCGCTTTTAGCCCCGCAATGGCCAAGGCAGGCAGCGCCCAAAACGGTTGAATCATATTGGTCCACTGATCCCCCCATGCGACTCCCATCGCCACCCTGGGCAGGTCCGCGCCCAAGCGAAGCGCCGCATCCATCATGATCGGTCCCTGGACGGCCCACTGGCCTCCTCCCGAGGGAACAAACACATTCAGAATTCCACCGCAAATCAGAGACCAGAACGGCAGCGTCTCCGCCGTTGAGATGGCGACAAACCATCCCGCTACGATAGCCGCCAAGCCGGAGCTGGTCATCAGACCCATGATTCCGCCATAAAAGGGGAATTGAAGCACGATCGGTCCCAACGATTTTCCGCCTTCGGTGACATTTGCTATATATTCGATCGGTGTCTTGGTCAGCAGGATCCCGGCGACAAGAAAGCTTAGATTCACAATGTTCAGATCAAGCGAACCGCCATTGGAGAAGTGACGGATGAGATAGATCAGGCCGGCCACGCCGATGAGCAGGTTAACGATCTGCAGGCGCTCTATTTTACTGGCCCATGTGGGCACCGTTTTCTGAACCGCTGCGACACTGGCTGCGGTCTCCTCTTTTGCTAGTAAAGAGGCGTCAATCGTCACCACGTCACTCTCTTTTGGGGCCATCCGCATCATCACAAATGGCAGCGTAATCAAGATGGCGAGCGCGGTAATTACGTTAAAAGGCGCGAGCATCGTCTCGCTGACAGGGATAATGCCAATCATCTGTTCCAGCGGGTGTCCCTCCGTCGCGATCAAGAGAGCCACACTGCTGGAATAGCCCATATGCCAGATCACAAATCCCGAATAAGCAGACGCGACAAGCAGCGGGTAATGAACGTTTTTTACTCGAAGCGCCATCTGTCGGGCAACAAATGCCCCGACTACCAGTCCAATCGCCCATGAGACTAAGCTTGCCACCCCTGCAATCAGAGCAGTCAGCCCATACGCCGCTTTCGGCGTCTTGGCAAGGGAAGAGAGAAAATTAAGCCCTTTTGTGACAGCCTTGGTTCGTACAAGTGCAGTGCCTGTCACCAGAGCGATACTGATCTGCATCGTAAAGACCAGCAGGCTCCACAATCCTTCCGCCCAGTAATCGACCAGCTGCAATGGCGAGCTGGGAGTGAGTATCCACGCCGTACCGAAAACCACAAAAGTTAAGATCGTCGCAAACAGGAAAGGATCCGGCAAATACCTTTCCATGACGCGAACGAAGAAATGCGAGAAGCCCCGAACCATTCTGATGCCCCCTTTTGATATGGCAGCACGCAGACTGCTCGATCCAACACACCCCTTCAAGGACGCTGCTGCATCCAAGCATCCTTTCTCTTGAACAGGGGGTGTGTTCAACCGCGCTCTTCGTGCCATCTGCGCAGCACATGTTTTTGAATCTTACCGACAGAGGTACGAGGAAACTCCTCGACAAACTCCACATATTCAGGAACTTTGAACTTGGCCAGACGAGCCGTGCAGAAAGCGATAATCTCCTCCGCCGTTGCTTGCGCTCCCTGGTGTAGCATCACATACGCTTTGATCGATTCGTCACGCATCTCGTCGGGAACGCCAATCACCGCACACTCGTATACACTGGGATGCTTGGCAATCACGTTCTCGATTTCTTGAGCCGCTACATTCTCACCGGCTCGTTTCATCATGTCCTTAGCGCGGTCCACAAAGAAAAAGTAACCGCTTTCATCAATCCGCGCATGATCTCCCGTGTACAGCCAGCCGTCCCTCAGCGTCTCTTCCGTTGCCTCTCGATTGCGAAAATATCCTTTCATCAAACTGCGGCCGGGGATTCCTTTCACAATCAGCTGACCCACCTCTCCCCTTGGACATTCCATGCCGGATGGATCGATCACTTTTACCTCGTAACCCAGAGTCGGTCTGCCGATCCCCATGTTGTTGCGAATGCCGTCGAGCGGATTCATCAAAGGGGCTCCGATCGTTTCCGTCATCCCGTACAGCTGGAGCAGTTTGGTGTCGTAACGCTCTTCGAAGAGGGCCAGCTGTTCTCTGGTCACGGATTGGGCGAACCAGACCACACGCAACCGGTTCTCACGATCGGCCGGATCGTATTCCTGCGCCAAGATCATTCGTATCGGAGCGGCAAACAGCGAGCCGACCGTAGCCCCCAAACGCTTCGCCTGTTTTGCATACCTTGAGGCGCTAAACCGTTCCGTTATGGCAACGCTTGCGCCAACTGTCAAGGCTGACATGGTTGAGTAATACTGTGCATTTCCGTGAAAGAGAGGCAGCACGATCAACTGACGATCCTCTGGCGACAACCGGATCGACTTCGACATCACTTCGCCTGCATACAGATAGTTGGCATGGGTGACCAGCACACCCTTTGGCCGTGATGTCGTGCCAGAGGTGTAGAGCATGGCAGCCACATCTTCCGGGTTCAGCGGTACTTCCAGCGGTGCAGTGGAAGCTCGCTCCATGTGGTGATCTAAACTCTTGTCTGCATGTTCACCTCCTTTATAACGGGAAAGCAGGATGCTGCGAAGGTTGGGCAGTTTGCCACGCAGCTGATCAAACTTGGGCAGGTACCGTTCTTCCGTGATGAGCAGGACGGACCCGGAATGTTCCAGGATGTACTCCATCTCGCCTGCAGTGGACAGGATATTGGTTGGCACCATCACAGCTCCAATCGAGGCGATTGCGAACCAGGCCGTCATAAATTCCAGACAGTTGGGCAAGTGTATCGTTACCTTGTCTCCCTTTCCCACACCCAACTGCGCAAACGCGTTGCCAAGACGTGTCACTCTCTCCTCGAACTGCCCATACGTGAGGTGAAAGCCTCGCTCACCCTCATCTTCAAACAGCAGAAACGGCTTCTCCCGATGCATGCTCACTTTTTCCTGCAGCAAGTCCCGCAAGGTTCTGTCTCCGACGATGTCCATCAGCTTCTCCCTCCCCCATGGTTTACCTCCAATGATGGATTCTTTGTGATTGAGTTGAGTTTTCCTGAGAAAAACAGATAAGATGGAAACGTACAACCCGATTTCGCGGACCACAGTCGCAGACTACAGTCTGTCACTGCCACCCATTTTATAGGAGCACCCAGGTTATAGTCAATAATATTTAGAAAATTTTAAAAATGGAGAGGGGTCATCAACGTGTCCAAGTTGACGCCTAGACAAATCGAGGCACAAAAAACAAAAAAGAAGATTCTGGAGACGTCTTTACGCTTGTTTAGCACGAAAGGATACAATCAAGTAACCGTAGATGAAATCGTCAAAAAAAGCGGCACATCAAAAGGCGCCTTTTACACCCACTTTCAATCCAAGTACGAAATCTTTTTGGAGAAATTTAAAGAGATCGATGAGTTTTATTGGAGTTTTAGTCAAACGATACCTCACGACATGCGTACGACCGAGAAGATCCTCTCGTTCGTCGATGCCCAGATGACGTACATCCAACATGAACTGGGCAAAGAGATCATGAGGGTGATCTACATCAACGCCTTAACCCCTAATCCGCACAATTACTTCCTGGATGAAAGCCGGCATCTGTACAACATTCTGACAGCGTTTGTAAGCGAAGGGCAGGGCAGTGATCAGTTGCGCAGCGATCTGTCCCTGCAGGAGATCATCGAGACGTTGACGCGCTGCATGCGGGGATGCATCTATGACTGGTGTATGAGTGATGATAGTTTTAACCTTCCGCTGGAAAGCCGCAGGTTCTTTGCGGTTGTGCTGAGGGGGTTGTTGCGGGACGCATAAGAAAAACCGTCAGAGAAATGACAAGCTGGTGGCCCACCGCTTTGGACAAGCTATAGGGGGTGAAAGAGAAAAACACGCTCGGCTCGTGCCAGTACCTGCGGGGAAGCCAGGATGACTGTCTACGCTCCAACAAAACGGTACGTCGGACAGAAGCCCTCAAGGGGCGAAGGGAGTTCAGGGGAGCAGTTGGCCGTCAAGCGTGTACCGCTTTGTTTCCGCTCCGACTCTGTGGGCACTGCCAAGGCTTTCACCCACCTGTTTTTCTCTTTCGCCGCGTAACGTTTGCTTGCATACGCAACATTTCCTTGCGTACTCCGCCATCTTGTCACTATACATGGAACCCTTATCATCCTCCCGATGCATCTCTCCTCTAGAGAACGCCCTATTTCTCTGTCTCACCAACAGAACAGGTTGGACAGAATCTTCCCGTACACCGATTGGGAACTCTGCGTACATCATGGCATTCTTCCCATATGAACAGCCTCAATCCTGGCTTGGGAGGGTTATATGGTCCCCTGCTCCAACCAACTTGTCCTTCTTCTATCCGTCAAAAAAAGTAACCCGCCTTCGTTCGACGGGTTACCCTCTGTCCTGCATTTTTAAAAGTTGAAGTTATCTGGGTCGGGGCCAAAGCGTTTGTCTTGGTTCAGCCCACTGATCTGTTCCATGTCTTCGGCGCTTAGCTCGAAGTCAAAGATATTGGCGTTTTCGCGGATGCGATGCTCCGTAACGGATTTAGGGATAGTGACCACCTGGTTCTGCAGATCCCAACGGAGCACGATCTGTGCTGGCGTTTTCCCGTACTTTTCAGCCAGTTGGGTCAGCAGCGGCTGATCTAGATTGCCCTGCATCAACGGACTCCACGCCTCCAGTTGGATACTGTGCTGACGGCAGAATGTACGCAGTTCCTGTTGCGTCAACAGCGGATGGAATTCCACCTGGTTCACCATGGGGACAACCTCGCTATCGGCCATCAGATCTTCCAGATGATGCACCTGGAAGTTGCTGACCCCGATTGCCCGTACGTGTCCGTCCTTGTACAGCTTTTCGAGTGCCCTCCAGGTCTCTTTGTATTTCCCTTTGACTGGCCAGTGCACCAAGTACAGATCGAGATAATCCAGTTTCAGTTTTTTGCGGCTTTCTTCGAATGCTTTCA contains these protein-coding regions:
- a CDS encoding sugar ABC transporter substrate-binding protein; translated protein: MLKKWMTLLLLLVVVLAGCTNEQPPLQQAQTDQTQTEPQQQDSSTTETASTESGGETESSGASAEIPAAVDKPLKIALISEFSIGTFSSQYQQGVEEQVKRFGGELTVYNADNDLAKMAAHLDTAVNQKVDGILINHGRAEALQAGVERAVQAGIPVVSFDNDLDKVEGVTIMDQDDYGLAWQGLKKLAQDIDGQGQIVYIWVGGFAPMEKRNRVYNIFLQRYPNIKEIARFGSATANTALDTQAQMEAILKKYPNKGDIAAVWAPWDEFAKGATRAIKAAGRTEIKVYGIDLSDEDLQMIQEEGSPWKASAATDPADIGRVQTRFLYQKIAGEKTPKYFSLDPHLVEQEKLPDTPINMDELPKYVNGWGKSDAAISPWMSTLESKNSD
- a CDS encoding AraC family transcriptional regulator, translated to MDLLKNMNQAITYIEENLANEIDLREAARLALCSEYHFKRMFSFLAGITLSEYIRRRRLTLAAFELTHSSMRIIDIAIKYGYSSPDSFARAFQSLHGVTPSEARNSGPSLKAFPPMTFQLSIKGGKEMNYRIEEKGAFRIVGIKKRVPILFQGINPEIAAMWKTLDNKTILTLKQLSNVEPTGLIQASTNFSEGRMEEKGELDHYIGVATTNVCPDHLAHLEVPASTWAVFQAVGPFPDTLQETWGRIYAEWFPSSSYEQIEGPEILWNEHNDISSPTFKSEIWIPVLKRR
- a CDS encoding class I SAM-dependent methyltransferase, which codes for MLKLTGERVIPELMKPTNGLLLEHLARYYFATPYVEGRVLDLACGVGYGTHMMAKTCKKEAAEIVGVDVDPETIQYANKTYNHPLITYQTADALDPELPQKLGLFDTIVSFETIEHLDDDQRFMASLYEMLRPGGTLVLSSPFGQGRGKPCSEPFHVHQFTEAEFAELFHAFQEVELYYQRGVTIEPPRRDVKYYLGVAVCKK
- a CDS encoding MFS transporter, which gives rise to MIPIYALRAYNYFYFSLLAIFISFLPVYLNGRGISPAEIGLLVGVGAFVGIISQPIWGVISDKYRTIRKVVIVVLAVSLVLGTLLFQFSNILLLLVFVLLLYFFLLPSDPLTESLSYQVAQQHQISFGSIRMFGAIGYATASLFIGYVLDWFGIGSMAVLFFGYALITLLLAFAIPDAPAAGKPVSLASLQQFLFYPKTLWFFLLVLIAAIPHRTNDVFLGVYIQSMDGTTGMVGQAWFLASMSEVAFFAGSAWWLRKGKERQLIQVAAVVYVLRYLACSLVTDPQWVVYLQLLHGLTFAVFYLASIQYLYQIVPEEWRATGQTALAVIFFGISGIIGSFAGGWVFDRFGGSTLYLVMSIGSLLSLLFSTTVPKNR
- a CDS encoding P1 family peptidase; protein product: MRKRLRELGYQVGRYQPGNQNAIVDVAGVRVGHVTLNQDLPDGRAVRTGVTAILPHGGNLFREKVPAACHVINGFGKTTGLVQVEELGQIESPILFTNTLSVGAVLHGAVQYQLAQTPEIGTSAGTVNVIVGECNDAYLNDIRGLHVTPDHAIEAIRNASQTNLEEGAVGAGVGMSCLGYKGGVGTSSRRIDTGEQAYTVGGLVVSNFGRLADLNLWGWLSPLARDEQAEEPNRVGREQLRPQSNTSEEPLPDGSIMIALATDAPLDARQLKRLAKRAVFGLARTGSYAAHGSGDIVIAFSTARRIATQRADQSRQGEKDPQAGQREQVELLREDGETINRLFEMAAEVVHESILNSLCKAAATTGQSGRYREAFPYDLLDRMRFFGVEG
- a CDS encoding short-chain fatty acid transporter, with the protein product MVRGFSHFFVRVMERYLPDPFLFATILTFVVFGTAWILTPSSPLQLVDYWAEGLWSLLVFTMQISIALVTGTALVRTKAVTKGLNFLSSLAKTPKAAYGLTALIAGVASLVSWAIGLVVGAFVARQMALRVKNVHYPLLVASAYSGFVIWHMGYSSSVALLIATEGHPLEQMIGIIPVSETMLAPFNVITALAILITLPFVMMRMAPKESDVVTIDASLLAKEETAASVAAVQKTVPTWASKIERLQIVNLLIGVAGLIYLIRHFSNGGSLDLNIVNLSFLVAGILLTKTPIEYIANVTEGGKSLGPIVLQFPFYGGIMGLMTSSGLAAIVAGWFVAISTAETLPFWSLICGGILNVFVPSGGGQWAVQGPIMMDAALRLGADLPRVAMGVAWGDQWTNMIQPFWALPALAIAGLKAKDIMGYCVITLIISGVFFSLGILFL
- a CDS encoding AMP-binding protein yields the protein MDIVGDRTLRDLLQEKVSMHREKPFLLFEDEGERGFHLTYGQFEERVTRLGNAFAQLGVGKGDKVTIHLPNCLEFMTAWFAIASIGAVMVPTNILSTAGEMEYILEHSGSVLLITEERYLPKFDQLRGKLPNLRSILLSRYKGGEHADKSLDHHMERASTAPLEVPLNPEDVAAMLYTSGTTSRPKGVLVTHANYLYAGEVMSKSIRLSPEDRQLIVLPLFHGNAQYYSTMSALTVGASVAITERFSASRYAKQAKRLGATVGSLFAAPIRMILAQEYDPADRENRLRVVWFAQSVTREQLALFEERYDTKLLQLYGMTETIGAPLMNPLDGIRNNMGIGRPTLGYEVKVIDPSGMECPRGEVGQLIVKGIPGRSLMKGYFRNREATEETLRDGWLYTGDHARIDESGYFFFVDRAKDMMKRAGENVAAQEIENVIAKHPSVYECAVIGVPDEMRDESIKAYVMLHQGAQATAEEIIAFCTARLAKFKVPEYVEFVEEFPRTSVGKIQKHVLRRWHEERG
- a CDS encoding TetR/AcrR family transcriptional regulator, which translates into the protein MSKLTPRQIEAQKTKKKILETSLRLFSTKGYNQVTVDEIVKKSGTSKGAFYTHFQSKYEIFLEKFKEIDEFYWSFSQTIPHDMRTTEKILSFVDAQMTYIQHELGKEIMRVIYINALTPNPHNYFLDESRHLYNILTAFVSEGQGSDQLRSDLSLQEIIETLTRCMRGCIYDWCMSDDSFNLPLESRRFFAVVLRGLLRDA
- a CDS encoding aldo/keto reductase; the encoded protein is MAKAITDCTVLHNGVEMPWFGLGVWKAQEGDEVKRAVRWALETGYRSIDTAAVYGNEAGVGEAIQESGVARDQLFVTTKVWNSEQGYETTLKAFEESRKKLKLDYLDLYLVHWPVKGKYKETWRALEKLYKDGHVRAIGVSNFQVHHLEDLMADSEVVPMVNQVEFHPLLTQQELRTFCRQHSIQLEAWSPLMQGNLDQPLLTQLAEKYGKTPAQIVLRWDLQNQVVTIPKSVTEHRIRENANIFDFELSAEDMEQISGLNQDKRFGPDPDNFNF